In bacterium (Candidatus Blackallbacteria) CG13_big_fil_rev_8_21_14_2_50_49_14, the genomic stretch AGTCTTGCCAGTTCCAGCATCGCTGCCTGACCGGCTTCGAACAGGTTTTTTTGGGCCAGTCTCATCTGGCAGGAAAGTTCATGGCCCAGGCTGCTGCGAATAAAATATTCACCGTGCCCTGTCGCTGAAACAGCACAGCTGCGGTTATCGGCATAGGTGCCTGCGCCAATCAGTGGGGAATCGCCTACCCGGCCAAAACGTTTATTGGTCATACCGCCCGTAGAGGTGGCTGATGCCAGGTTGTTTCTTGCATCACGTGCAACCGCTCCGACTGTGCCAAAGGAAGGAGGGGCTTCAGCGTGATCCAGAGCCGTTTGCTGTTTATCGCGCAAAACCAGCAACTGCTGCCAGCGGTAGTCTGTAAAAAAATAAGCTGGGGGTTCAAATTCCAGCCCCTGTTCTTGGGCAAAGGCTTCTGCGCCTGCCCCGATCAAGAGCACATGTGCTGAGTGTTCTAAAACCTTGCGGGCTAACTGAATGGGGTTTTTTACCCCTTTCACGCCTGCTACAGCACCTGCGCTGAGGGTTTCACCTTCCATCAGGGCAGCATCCATCTCAATTTCACCGGCATGGTTAAAAACAGAACCTTTCCCGGCATTAAAATATTCGCAGTTTTCTAGCTCAATCAACGCTGCCTGGGCCATATCCAGACAGCTGCCGCCTGCTTGCCAGACTTTCAGACCTGCTTCAAGCGACGCTGCCAGCCCGGCACGCGCGCCCTGTTCTCTTTGTTCAGAGATTAGGCCTTTAAAGAGGGTGCCTGCTCCGCCATGAACTGCAAGGATAATCTCCTGGTGGGTTTCCATCGTGCCTGTGTCTTTCTGTGTTTTGAAACAGAATAACCCAGTTTGACAGAGGGGGGTGAATTTTTTTGAAAAAAATCAAACTGAGTGGAACTTTTAATTTTTGTGTTCCGTCTAAGAAATCGGTTACACATTTTTTCTATTCAAAGGAGGGCTTGTTGATGCGTGTTTTTATCCTTTTCCCAAACAATCTACCTGACAGGCCCGCTCTGATCGCTTAAGCGAATCAGCCTGGCTCCTGTCGGGATCTTTCCCAAAATTTACAGGAGTTTTTCATGCACGTATTATCTTCTTGGGGCTGGAGCCCCTTTTTCCAAGCTTTTTTTCAGGATTTTCAAGCTCACCCCGTTTTGGCTGCACGCGTGATCAGTGAGTATCCCGATCTGTGGCGTGTGGTCTCTGAAGCTGGCGAAGAATTACTTGAGATCAGCGGAAAATTCAGACACCAGGCGATGGGGCGCGAAGATTTTCCTGCCGTGGGCGACTGGGTGGTTTTAGACAATTCACGCGCGCAACGGCGGATTGAAGCCGTTTTGCCCCGACGCAGTGCTTTTATTCGCAGAACAGCCGGTAGCCGCGATCAAGCCCAGGTGGTGGCAGCAAATTTAGATACGGTTTTTCTGGTCATGGCCTTGAACCATGATTTTAACCTCAGGCGACTGGAGCGCTATCTGGCCATCGCCTGGGAAAGCAATGCCCAACCTGTGATTGTTCTGAATAAGGCTGACTTGGTTTCAGATCCCACTGCTGCGCTTTCTGAAATAGAAAGAATTGCTACAGGGGTGCCAATCTTGGTGCTTTCAGCGCTTGAAAGAAAAGGGATTGAACAATTGAATCCCTGGTTGGGATCGGGAAAAACCGTGGCGCTTTTAGGTTCTTCAGGTGTGGGGAAATCGACCCTCGTCAATGCACTGCTGGGAGAAAACAGACAATTGACTTCCGAACTCAGCAGTTTTCAAGACAAAGGCAAACATACCACCACACGTCGCGATTTACTGCAATTGCCAGGGGAAGCCCTGATTTTGGATACCCCAGGGATGCGTGAATTGCAGATTTGGGAAGCGGGAAGTGGGATAGAACATAGTTTTGAAGAAATTCAAGCTTTGATTCAAGCCTGCCGTTTCAGAAATTGTCAGCATGGACAAGAAAAAGGCTGTGCTGTTCAGGAAGCCTTGGCGTCTGGTGTTTTGGAGCCTGGACGTTGGCAAAATTATCGTAAATTGATGCGTGAGGAAGCGCATCAAGAGCGAAAACACAGTCAAATCGCACAAATCG encodes the following:
- a CDS encoding beta-aspartyl-peptidase is translated as METHQEIILAVHGGAGTLFKGLISEQREQGARAGLAASLEAGLKVWQAGGSCLDMAQAALIELENCEYFNAGKGSVFNHAGEIEMDAALMEGETLSAGAVAGVKGVKNPIQLARKVLEHSAHVLLIGAGAEAFAQEQGLEFEPPAYFFTDYRWQQLLVLRDKQQTALDHAEAPPSFGTVGAVARDARNNLASATSTGGMTNKRFGRVGDSPLIGAGTYADNRSCAVSATGHGEYFIRSSLGHELSCQMRLAQKNLFEAGQAAMLELARLGGEGGLIALDAQGNCILPFNTGRMYRGWLKPNGERGIAIYP
- the rsgA gene encoding ribosome small subunit-dependent GTPase A, with protein sequence MHVLSSWGWSPFFQAFFQDFQAHPVLAARVISEYPDLWRVVSEAGEELLEISGKFRHQAMGREDFPAVGDWVVLDNSRAQRRIEAVLPRRSAFIRRTAGSRDQAQVVAANLDTVFLVMALNHDFNLRRLERYLAIAWESNAQPVIVLNKADLVSDPTAALSEIERIATGVPILVLSALERKGIEQLNPWLGSGKTVALLGSSGVGKSTLVNALLGENRQLTSELSSFQDKGKHTTTRRDLLQLPGEALILDTPGMRELQIWEAGSGIEHSFEEIQALIQACRFRNCQHGQEKGCAVQEALASGVLEPGRWQNYRKLMREEAHQERKHSQIAQIEEKKRWKQIHKSFRQRNLERSRYSD